One segment of Macrotis lagotis isolate mMagLag1 chromosome 1, bilby.v1.9.chrom.fasta, whole genome shotgun sequence DNA contains the following:
- the LOC141489103 gene encoding olfactory receptor OR51C1-like: MSSFFNNTSPPSMTFFLTGVPGLEAAHAWISIPFCCLYIIALSGNGMILFVIITEPSLHEPMYYFLSMLSSTDLGLCISTLFTVLGIFWFNAREINFNVCLTQMFFIHLFTFMESSVLLAMAFDRFVAISNPLRYATILTHSRIIHIGVAIVTRGTVILIPLVLLLRRLSFCRSHVLHHSYCFHPDVMKLSCSDTKINSAFGLTVIISTAGVDSVFILLSYILIICSILNIASPKERKKAFSTCISHVTAVAIFYIPLISLSFVHRFGKGAPPYVPTLIANIYLLIPPAMNPIIYSVKTKQIRKAIFKVFHYKGILI, encoded by the coding sequence ATGTCATCTTTTTTTAACAACACCTCACCACCATCCATGACCTTCTTTCTGACGGGTGTTCCTGGGCTAGAAGCTGCTCATGCCTGGATTTCCATCCCCTTTTGCTGTTTGTACATAATAGCCCTCTCTGGTAATGGTATGATCCTGTTTGTCATCATTACTGAACCAAGTCTCCATGAGCCCATGTACTATTTCCTCTCTATGCTCTCTTCCACTGACTTGGGCTTGTGTATTTCCACTCTGTTTACAGTATTGGGAATATTCTGGTTCAATGCAAGAGAGATTAATTTTAATGTCTGCCTGACTCAGATGTTCTTTATTCATCTCTTCACTTTCATGGAGTCTTCAGTACTCTTGGCCATGGCCTTTGATCGCTTTGTGGCCATCTCTAACCCACTGAGGTATGCCACTATCCTAACACATTCAAGAATAATCCATATTGGTGTGGCAATTGTTACCAGAGGTACAGTCATCCTGATACCCCTTGTCTTGCTTCTCAGACGTCTCTCTTTCTGCCGAAGCCATGTGCTTCACCATTCCTATTGCTTTCATCCAGATGTTATGAAACTCTCATGTTCAGATACCAAAATCAACAGTGCATTTGGACTAACTGTAATAATTTCTACTGCCGGAGTGGACTCAGTCTTCATCCTCCTCTCCTATATTCTGATCATCTGCTCTATCCTTAACATTGCTTCCCCAAAGGAGCGCAAAAAAGCTTTTAGTACTTGCATCTCCCATGTAACTGCTGTAGCCATCTTCTACATTCCTCTGATCAGCCTGTCCTTTGTCCATAGATTTGGGAAAGGAGCCCCACCCTATGTGCCCACTCTCATTGCCAACATTTACTTACTCATCCCCCCTGCAATGAACCCCATCATTTACAGTGTAAAGACCAAACAAATTCGTAAAgctattttcaaagtctttcattaTAAGGGAATCCTGATATGA
- the LOC141489107 gene encoding olfactory receptor OR51C1-like, whose amino-acid sequence MSAFTNSTSPSTLTFFLTGVPGLETAHTWISIPFCCLYMTALSGNGMILFVIINEPSLHEPMYYFLSMLSTTDLGLCISTLVTVLRIFWFNAREISFNACLTQMFFIHLFTIMESSVLLAMAFDRFVAISNPLRYATILTSSRIIQIGVAIITVATIILIPLILLLRRLSFCHSHVLRHSYCFHPDVMKLSCSDTRINSAFGLTATILVAGVDSTLILLSYIFIIRSILNIASPEERKKAFSTCISHITAVAVFYIPLLSLSFVHRFGKQAPPYLPTLIANVYLLIPPVMNPIIYSVKTKEIRRALLKVLCPKVVRL is encoded by the coding sequence ATGTCAGCTTTCACTAACAGCACATCACCATCAACACTGACCTTCTTTCTGACGGGTGTTCCTGGATTAGAAACTGCCCATACCTGGATCTCCATCCCCTTTTGCTGTCTGTACATGACAGCTCTTTCTGGAAATGGTATGATCCTATTTGTCATCATCAATGAACCAAGTCTCCATGAGCCCATGTACTATTTTTTGTCTATGCTGTCCACCACTGATCTAGGATTATGTATTTCCACCCTGGTGACTGTGTTGAGAATATTCTGGTTCAATGCCAGAGAGATCAGTTTTAATGCCTGCCTGACTCAAATGTTCTTCATTCATCTCTTCACTATTATGGAGTCTTCAGTACTCTTAGCCATGGCCTTTGATCGATTTGTGGCCATTTCTAATCCCTTGAGGTATGCTACCATACTCACAAGTTCCAGAATCATCCAAATTGGAGTAGCGATTATCACTGTTGCAACAATAATCTTGATACCCCTTATCCTGCTTCTTAGACGCCTCTCTTTCTGCCATAGCCATGTGCTTCGACATTCTTATTGCTTCCATCCTGATGTGATGAAACTCTCCTGTTCAGATACGAGGATCAATAGTGCATTTGGATTGACTGCAACCATCTTAGTGGCTGGGGTGGACTCAACACTGATCCTTCTTTCCTATATATTTATCATTCGCTCCATTCTCAACATTGCTTCTCCAGAGGAACGCAAGAAAGCCTTTAGCACCTGCATCTCCCACATCACTGCTGTTGCTGTCTTCTATATTCCATTGCTCAGCCTGTCCTTTGTCCACAGATTTGGGAAACAAGCTCCTCCCTATCTGCCTACACTCATTGCCAATGTCTACCTGCTCATTCCCCCAGTGATGAACCCCATCATTTATAGTGTAAAAACCAAGGAGATTCGTAGAGCTTTGCTCAAAGTTCTTTGCCCCAAGGTAGTTCGACTCTGA